The following coding sequences lie in one Rutidosis leptorrhynchoides isolate AG116_Rl617_1_P2 chromosome 4, CSIRO_AGI_Rlap_v1, whole genome shotgun sequence genomic window:
- the LOC139842606 gene encoding auxin-responsive protein SAUR68-like, which translates to MLTPKKLVKLARRWRTEAAKGGSTTVANKGHFVVYTVDNNRFVIPLHYLNNNIFRELLKMSEDEFGLPKNGPITLACDSSLMNYLVYVFERDLTKEFEALLVSIATNHCNYSFDHVGENGKQMLVYGY; encoded by the coding sequence ATGTTGACACCTAAAAAGCTTGTGAAATTGGCAAGAAGATGGCGTACGGAGGCTGCAAAAGGTGGTTCAACAACAGTTGCTAACAAAGGTCATTTTGTTGTGTATACTGTTGACAACAATAGGTTTGTGATTCCATTACATTATCTCAACAACAACATTTTTCGCGAGCTTTTGAAGATGTCTGAGGACGAGTTTGGGTTGCCTAAGAACGGGCCTATTACTTTAGCTTGTGACTCAAGTCTCATGAACTATTTAGTATACGTATTTGAACGAGATTTGACAAAAGAGTTTGAGGCTTTACTCGTTTCCATAGCTACAAATCATTGTAACTATTCATTCGATCACGTTGGAGAAAATGGAAAACAGATGTTGGTTTATGGTTACTAA